One stretch of Argiope bruennichi chromosome 3, qqArgBrue1.1, whole genome shotgun sequence DNA includes these proteins:
- the LOC129963122 gene encoding BOS complex subunit NOMO3-like, which yields MIPNLYLTLQALTLFCVKHVLSDVIFSCGGFVKSSFSINYSRIDMKLYTKHGSLKYHTDCAPHNGYYLIPLYDKGDYVLKIEPPSGWSFEPSSVNLHVDGTSDPCSLNKDINFNFKGFTVYGQVLSHDGISGPSGIRLLLKDSKDQIINDTVSAQYGHYTFSNLLPGKYSIHASHDTWIFEKSSEEIVIIDDNLKTSNKIIIAGYDVSGFVFSDGQPIQGVNFLLFSKKALKSSPLGCNPDKVKGFSQTLNMPYVCHVISAQDGKFIFPSLPTGDYKLVPFYKGEHIEFDVSPPKLDFTVNEGSVYISENFQVQGFSVSGWIGTGSKGKSLSDVSVLINNEVHGTTDANGIYHLENMRAGTYHLDIKKSLYVFESVDMKINPNTPRLPNIYVSKFAACGHLLIDEYPSGLERNERNIVLKSLKDNQKLNVAVESDGTFCTYISPGKYELDPVISETEASYGLKFVPEKYTIEIIDDPVLNIAFKQFRAEVKGKIKCIENCNGVTLDLAPLSHDRLHLTATVNDDGTFEFEKCLPGNYILSVIKDEWCFQSKTIKFTITDKDITNLELHQTGFQISVVLTHASTFKVKYPSGEFHDVDLHASKNVLCLPEKGVYDFVPVGCHLYKKDTFKFDTSHPAEITLSPTKHLVTGNILTEMNVTDIKVSVKKQPNANEEIISLQEPLDKKGNFFRYTFSVFAQPNSDLDLKVSSKQLLFRPSTSTIKVGDDCMENAFEIIGKKGLFLNGSVTPGIEGVSIKVFLKKTNELYTETTTDKKGSFLVGPLEDESDYSVTAETEGYVFTPLDTLGNFAAFKLAEIVVDVKSDDGIPLSGVLLSLTGGSDYRKNSITQKNGRLSFSGLGPGQYFLRSMLKEYSFDPPTKMIDIAEGTQVNIQIRGKRVAYSLYGTVTSLTGEAEIGIAVEAVGVPSGTCSQYQEEAISEQGGKFRIRGLQPQCEYILRLKPGADINQHIARSTPKEYLFKVTEGDITGVRLIVFRYYGQLDVSGNVVTNQEYLPTLKVRLYREDTPDQIIHSISLGQSSFFYLPSLPVDNKIYILRLESSLSNNAYFLEQPSLTFCANTSFYHFTFHFSPKVKSVEQEVTQGSVLALPVAIITLILVYNYTKFLPLIANVTAVISSVLNPTRTQTATDNTLSETANIRKKTRPKKIQ from the exons GTATACAAAACATGGAAGCTTAAAATATCATACTGACTGTGCTCCTCATAATGGTTATTACTTAATCCCTTTGTATGATAAAGGAGATTATGTTTTAAAGATTGAACCACCATCTGGGTGGAGCTTTGAACCAAGCAGCGTCAACTTGCATGTGGATGGCACATCAGATCCTTGTAGTTTGAAtaaagatatcaattttaatttcaagggATTCACCGTTTATGGACAg GTTCTAAGTCATGATGGAATCTCTGGCCCATCAGGAATCAGATTGTTATTAAAAGATTCCAAAgatcaaataataaatgatacTGTTAGTGCTCAATATGGACATTACACTTTTTCCAACTTGTTACCGGGAAAGTATAGCATTCATGCTAGCCATGATACCTGGATTTTTGAGAAATCTTCTGAAGAAATTGTTATCATTGATGATAACTTGAAaacaagcaataaaattattatagctgGATATGATGTTAGTGGTTTCGTGTTTAGCGATGGTCAGCCTATTCAAGGAGTtaactttttgttattttctaagaAAGCACTGAAATCATCTCCTTTGGGTTGCAATCCAGATAAAGTAAAAGGTTTCAGTCAGACATTGAATATGCCTTATGTATGCCATGTTATTTCTGCTCAAGATGGGAAGTTTATTTTTCCATCTTTGCCAACTGGAGATTATAAGTTGGTTCCTTTTTACAAAGGTGAACATATCGAGTTTGATGTCTCGCCtccaaaattagattttacaGTTAATGAAGGCAGTGTATATATCTCGGAAAACTTCCAG GTGCAAGGCTTCAGTGTTAGTGGTTGGATTGGAACTGGATCCAAAGGCAAAAGTTTATCAGATGTTTCAGTTCTTATAAATAATGAAGTTCATGGTACTACTGATGCAAATGGTATTTACCACTTGGAAAATATGAGAGCTGGTACTTATCATTTGGATATAAAGAAATCACTTTATGTTTTTGAATCTGTTGATATGAAAATTAATCCTAATACTCCAAGATTGCCAAATATTTATGTCAGCAAATTTGCTGCTTGTGGACATCTTCTAATTGATGAATATCCATCAGGTTTAgagagaaatgaaagaaatattgtattaaaatcattaaaagacaaTCAGAAATTGAACGTGGCTGTTGAATCAGATGGAACATTTTGCACTTATATTTCCCCAGGGAAATATGAATTGGAtcctgtaatttcagaaacagaaGCCAGTTATGGATTGAAATTTGTACCAGAAAAATACACAATTGAAATCATTGATGATCCagtattaaatattgcatttaagcAATTTAGGGCTgaagtaaaaggaaaaattaaatgcattgaaaattgtAATGGTGTAACACTTGATTTAGCACCACTTTCCCATGATAGACTTCATTTGACAGCTACTGTTAATGACGATGGaacttttgaatttgaaaaatgccTTCCTGGAAATTACATTCTTTCAGTAATTAAAGATGAATGGTGTTTTCAGTCTAAAACTATCAAATTCACCATAACTGATAAAGATATTACTAATCTTGAGTTGCACCAAACTGGTTTTCAAATCAGTGTTGTATTGACTCATGCCTCAACTTTTAAAGTTAAGTATCCTTCTGGAGAATTCCATGATGTTGATCTTCATGCATCCAAAAATGTGCTTTGTTTACCTGAAAAAGGAGTTTATGATTTTGTTCCAGTTGGGTGCCATCTTTATAAAAAAGACACATTTAAATTTGATACTAGCCATCCTGCAGAAATTACTTTATCACCCACAAAGCATTTAGTTAcaggaaatattttaacagaaatgaaTGTCACTGATATTAAAGTTTCTGTCAAAAAACAGCCAAATgctaatgaagaaataatttctttgcaaGAACCATTGGACAAAAAAGGCAATTTCTTTAGATACACATTTTCAGTATTTGCCCAGCCCAATTCTGACCTAGATCTCAAAGTATCCTCAAAACAGCTGCTCTTCCGTCCAAGCACTTCCACAATAAAAGTTGGCGACGATTGTATGGAAAATGCCTTTGAAATCATTGGAAAGAAAGGATTATTTTTGAATGGAAGTGTAACACCAGGTATTGAAGGAGttagtataaaagtatttttaaagaaaacaaatgaactTTATACTGAAACCACAACTGACAAAAAAGGTTCATTTCTGGTTGGACCATTAGAAGATGAAAGTGATTACTCTGTTACTGCAGAAACTGAAGGATATGTATTTACTCCTTTGGATACCTTGGGAAATTTTGCTGCCTTCAAACTTGCTGAAATAGTTGTAGATGTGAAAAGTGATGATGGTATTCCACTCTCTGGAGTTTTGCTGTCATTAACTGGAGGATCTGATTATCGTAAGAATAGCATCACTCAAAAGAATGGAAGGTTATCCTTTTCTGGATTAGGTCCAGGCCAGTATTTTTTGAGATCTATGCTGAAAGAGTATAGTTTTGATCCTCCTACCAAAATGATTGATATTGCAGAAGGAACTCAAGTTAACATTCAAATTAG AGGCAAGCGTGTAGCCTACAGTTTATATGGTACAGTTACTTCTCTAACTGGAGAAGCAGAAATAGGAATTGCTGTTGAGGCAGTTGGTGTACCAAGTGGAACTTGCAGTCAATATCAAGAAGAAGCTATTAGCGAACAAGGAGGAAAATTTAGAATTCGAGGATTGCAGCCACAGTGTGAATATATCTTACGTTTGAAGCCTGGAGCTGATATTAATCAACACATTGCAAGATCAACAcccaaagaatatttatttaag GTAACAGAAGGTGATATCACTGGTGTACGTTTGATAGTTTTTCGTTATTACGGGCAACTAGATGTCAGTGGAAATGTAGTTACTAATCAAGAATATTTACCAACTTTAAAG gttcGTCTGTATAGAGAAGATACTCCAGATCAGATTATTCATTCCATAAGCTTGGGACAAAGCAGTTTTTTCTACTTACCATCATTGCCAGTTgacaacaaaatttatattctccGATTAGAATCATCACTGTCTAATAACGCATACTTTTTAGAGCAGCCTTCATTAACATTTTGTGCTAATACTTCATTTTATCATTTCACATTCCACTTCAGTCCAAAAGTAAAGTCTGTAGAACAAGAAGTAACTCAAGGTTCAGTTCTTGCTTTACCAGTGGCTATCATCACACTTATTTTAGTGTATAATTACACTAAGTTTTTACCTCTAATTGCAAATGTAACTGCTGTCATTTCATCTGTGTTGAATCCTACTAGGACTCAAACTGCTACAGATAATACATTATCAGAAACTGCCAATATTCGTAAGAAAACTAGACCGAAGAAAATACAATAg